The sequence ACGCATCAAGCATGCCTGTTAGCTAGGCTTGGTCTGTAATTCAGTAGATTCTAAACGACTTTAATGTAGGCATCACTATGCCTTAACGCCTTTAGTGAGGCTAATTGATTACTGTGTCCACAATTGTGCTTAACATCGGTGTGGCGTTGGCACAAACCCTAGGCTTAAAGTGCGCCTATCCAGATTCAAACGCGCTCCATATGCGTACAAAAAGCGCTCAATAGAGGATGGGGTAGGTAACCCGAGTTTCCGTTGTGGTATTGCATCTGGCCTATTGAGCCGTAATAAGACGACGGTAATTTAACGGGCGGTCCAAAAAATTTTCTATCCTCAACTCAATGGGCTCAGCATTTATAGGCCTTAGTAGGTTTTCGAGGTAGAGCTGGAAAAACGCCGTACTGTTAAGTTGATGGGCATCGGCATAAACAAGTAAATCAGCCGCAACGGCTTGTGCCCAAAGGAAGCGGTAATAGCTTGAAGTCATATCCACTAACAATGTAAAGCTACAATATATACACGTATCATTTACGGGGGCGAAAGGTGAGTAACGCAATTGGCTGGATTCAAACATTTTGTCGAATTCAACCGTATCGGCCGGCTGTGAATAAATAGCCAGTGCGAAATGAGCATAATAGAGCTGCTGGCTAATGAATAATGCCTGACCCTTATGTTTTCGCTCTAGGATGTTTTGAAGCAAGTCTTTTGGTGGAGGTTGGCCATTATGGGTAAGAATGGTTTGAATGTTCGATTCCTTCCATAGAAACCTTTGTAGCATGTAGGGAAACACATCGGCTAAGTCCGTTTGAGCGGGTAAGCCTGAAAACACTATTTTGTCTTCGGCAATGTTAAATAATACGCTTAGGAGTTTGCCATACTGGAAGAATAAAGCGTTTAGCTGATCAACTGAAATCACCGTAGTCGACGGCTCTTCCGCTGAAAAACTGGCGGAAAGTACGGCAATGGCTGGTTGCCGGTTTTTCACACCCTTTTGCAAAGTAAGCGCACGCGTTTGATTTATTTTCCCGGCTCTGGCGTACAAATCAAAATAGATTTCACCAAGAGGGTTTCCCTCGCTAGCAACGCTGTAGGTTAAGACATGGCTATCCCAGACCGGTGCGTCTGTTTTTTCAATGGTTACATTGAATAACGATTCGGTTAGAGATAGGAGGTTATCCAGTAGAGATTGCAGCTTAAAAAACGCTGCTTTTTGATCAGCCGTAATGGCGGGGATGCTTTTTTTAAGGCTGGATATTAACCCATATTTTCGCCAATCTTCCACCACCGTAGCGTTGGGCGACGATATTTGCAGGGCTTTTAGGTACTCGTTGTATTCGTTTTTAGCCGTTGCTTCAATGCTGCTATGTACCTGCTCTAGAAACTCTAAGCTTTGATTTACATCCCTTAAGGTCAGTTTTGTCTGGGTGTGTTGCGCAGCCGATCCAAACTGCAGCAGCATAGCCGCATCTTCTCGATTGCGAATAATTTTATTGAGGATTTTGTTATTTTTCGGTGAACCTCGACTGAAATGATTTTTGTAGAGATCTTTCTTCATGCCGTCGTGTTTTATCGTCGACATAATTGCGCCGTAATGAGCGCTACCCGTTGGTACAACCAGGCGTCCCTCTTTATCTCGCTTTAATTGTTCAATGAGTTCATGAGCTACGCCGTCTAACAGTGCTTCTGACGCAACGGTAATGCTTTGATCATCCCGCAGTACGTTCCTCTTAAAATCGGAACTTAGCTCCGCTAGCTTGCTATCAAGATGCTGCAGCTCTTCGAGTGCATCATCGGATAAGTGAGCTCCAGCCAATTGAGCCGCGTCAATCTTAACTTTCAGAAAGTGCTCGTCCTGGGGGGTTTTAAAGGTGTTTTTTAATGCTAAAAGGCGACCATAGAGAGCCCGAGACGACTCAATTTGCGCTCGAATACGAACGTGTTTCCCTGCGCATTCGAACGCAGCCGCTCGGTACTCAGGCGTAGGATGTAAGTTACGGTAGACACTGGAGCTACCGGCAAGCCTGTCTAGCACAATATCAAGCTGATTGAATTTGTATACGAATAACTCAACTGTAAGTGCAGCCCCTGGGTCCTCCAACTCGTTTAGAAGCTTCCGGGCCTCGTGCAGCCATTGCCGGCAATCGGCTTGATATTGCCGGGCAGGCTCGTTTGGGTACCATAACCACTGCTCTTTCTGTACCTGTTTTTGCCCACTAAATACACAGCCAACGTTAAGCAGCAGCACATACACCAACACCATGTACTTGCTGAACGCGCTAAGTTTTGACAAAGATTCACAGCTACAACAGATCATAAGCGTAACAGAAAGGGAGACAATCAAAAGGGCTAAAAAGCGTGCCGTAACAGTATAGCGCTGTATCGGGATTGGTACGTCATAGCATCAGCCTTGAGCTACACTCATTTATATCTCCTTTATCTCCTTTATCTATATAGGGCACGCAATGGTAGCAAGGGGCCTTAAGGCTTGGACAGAAAAGCTCAGAAAACAGGATATGCCTGTTTTAGGCGATGTTATTGCTGAACTAAACGAGATTACCGGCGACGATGACGCCAATGTCAACCAATTAGCCGAGGTTATACTTCGCGACCCTCAGTTAACATCGCACGTTTTACGCGTCGCCAATAGTGTGCAGTATAACTATTCAAAGGCCCAAATAAATACCGTTAGCCGCGCAATCGTTTTGATTGGCCTAAAGGGTGTAAGAGCCATCTGTATATCCCTATTGGTTATGGACTCTCTATTGGGAGACCAACCCAAAGACCAACTCTTAAAGCTAATCGCTAGAGGCTTTCATGCCGCAACGCAAGCAAGAAACCTTATCCAAAAAACAGACGAAAAAGCAGCTGAGGAAGTATTTGTTGCAGCGCTTTTGTTTCACCTAGGTGAAATGGCCTTTTGGTCCACGGACGATGGAGACAAAAGCAACCCAGGCTTGGTGAGCGATGACCCGCGGACGCGCAAGGAAGCCATGGAGGATGAGCTGGGTACTACATTTAAAGCCATCACCCGAGAACTGGCAAAGCAGTGGAAACTGGGAGACACGCTGCAGGAATCGCTAAGTTCACGGGGGCCTAAAACCGATAAGGCCCGCGCCGTTGTTATTGGGGAACGGCTTAGCCGTGCCGCTCACTATGGCTGGAGTAGCCCACAAATTAAAAAGGTGCTTCGTGAGGTTATGGAGTACACCTCTTTTGATGCCGAAGGTGCGCTAACCATCGTGCGGGAAAGTGCCGATCAGGCAGCGGAAGTTGCACTCAATTATGGTGTTTCCGAAGCTTGCCCGCTGATCCCTTCTTCTCGAAAACTGGCAGCGGGCGAAACGATTAAACCTGTAAGCAAGATGCTTAAGGGCGATCCCAGTATTCAGCTGAGCATACTGCGAGAGCTATCGTCAGCCACCCAAGAAAGACTTGATGTGAACACCATTTTTCAAATGGTATTAGAGGGCATGCACAGAGGGGTTGGCCTTGAGCGTGTTTGCGTTGCACTCATCGAAAAGCATAAGCTTAAAGCGAAATACATGCTTGGCGAGGGCACAGAGCATTGGCGTAACAGTTTTTTGTTTGATATTGGCCCTTATACCGAAAACCTGTTTACCTATGTAATAGAGCGGGGCGGTGCACATTTTTTTAGCCACGAAATAATTTCTTCGAGCGCCCAGTTACTTAACCCGGAGGTCACTCGGATTATCGGTAAAATGCCTTCGTTTTTATCGGTGTTACAAATTGGCGAACGAAAGGTAGGGCTGTTCTACGCAGACCGCTGGACCTTTGGGGGCAAGCTTGACGAAGAACAATTTGAAAGTTTTAAACATTTCTCTAGTCAGGCGCAAATGAGCCTGACAATTCAAGCCAAATAACCTTGCTTAGGCACCAAATTATAGCGCACTAATTTACGCGAGTTACGTCCACAAAGAGCGTTAGCGATTGACCCGGCTGCAGGTATTTTGACGAATTTATACCGTTCCAACGCAGTATATCGTTTACTTTCAACTGAAATTTATCGGCAATTCGATGAAGTGAGTCGCCCTGACGCACCCTATAGGACACTTTACGGATAACAGAGCTTCGTTGTGTGTTTGCACTTGCGAGGTCTTTACTGTTCGTCCAGATGGCCAGTTTCTGTCCACCGTATATTGGGTCGGCTGGCGCCATGTTATTCCAGCGCGCGATTTTTTTTGTGGATACATTATAGCGCTGACCTATGGCCCACAGGCTTTCACCTTTTTGTACTCTATGATCAACCCGTGTACCTTTTTCCGTTTGTGCGCTAGCACTTTTGCGGTTATGCAGGCGCTGCTCTAGGCTCTGACTATAGTGACGAACATCGGCGGCAGCCACTGGTACCATTAGGGTATTTCCTGCTCGAATAAACGAATTGTTCATATTATTTATCGATTTAAGCGAACGAATACTAATTTTATATTTAGCGGCAATAGTGGATAGTGAATCGCCATTGCGAATAGTGTAGCGCTCCCAGGTCACGCGGTTTTCGCGTGGGATTGCATTCAAATTTTCAATGAAGGACTGTTCGCGATCGATAGGCACCAATAATTTATGTGGGCCCTGAGGGTCAGTTGCCCAGCGATTAAAGGCAGGGTTAAGGTGATAGAGTACATCCATATCAACATTGGCAAGCTCGGCCGCTTGCGCAAGATCGATTTGGGCTTCGGTATCCACCTGGGCGAAGTAAGGCTGGTTCGGGATTGAATGTAAGTCTAAACCGTATTTCTCCGGCTCACCAATGAGCAGTGAAAGAGCGATCAGCTTTGGCACGTAGGCCTCGGTTTCCTTCGGTAGCTTTAAATTCCAGAAGTCTGTGGGCTTACCCTTGCGCTTATTTCTACGCATAGATTTAGATACATTGCCCGAACCGCTGTTATATGAAGCAAGTGCGTGCATCCAGTCCCCACCAAAACGGGCATTTAGGTTCTCTAGGTAACGCAGTGCCGCATCCGTAGAGGCGGTAATGTCTCGGCGCCCGTCGTACCACCAGTTCTGTTTTAGGCCCATCATTTTCCCGGTGCCTGGGATAAATTGCCACATACCCGAAGCGCGACCATGGGAGTAGGCGAAGGGATCGAAGGCGCTTTCAACAATAGGTAGCAGGGCCAACTCCATTGGCAAATCACGTTTTTCGATTTCTTCTACAATATGAAACAAGTAGCGCTCGCCACGGCGTGCAACTCGGTTCATGTATTCTGGGTGCTTCGCATACCAATTAAGTTGTTGTTGAACGCGCTTATTCATG comes from Teredinibacter franksiae and encodes:
- a CDS encoding M3 family metallopeptidase, coding for MSKLSAFSKYMVLVYVLLLNVGCVFSGQKQVQKEQWLWYPNEPARQYQADCRQWLHEARKLLNELEDPGAALTVELFVYKFNQLDIVLDRLAGSSSVYRNLHPTPEYRAAAFECAGKHVRIRAQIESSRALYGRLLALKNTFKTPQDEHFLKVKIDAAQLAGAHLSDDALEELQHLDSKLAELSSDFKRNVLRDDQSITVASEALLDGVAHELIEQLKRDKEGRLVVPTGSAHYGAIMSTIKHDGMKKDLYKNHFSRGSPKNNKILNKIIRNREDAAMLLQFGSAAQHTQTKLTLRDVNQSLEFLEQVHSSIEATAKNEYNEYLKALQISSPNATVVEDWRKYGLISSLKKSIPAITADQKAAFFKLQSLLDNLLSLTESLFNVTIEKTDAPVWDSHVLTYSVASEGNPLGEIYFDLYARAGKINQTRALTLQKGVKNRQPAIAVLSASFSAEEPSTTVISVDQLNALFFQYGKLLSVLFNIAEDKIVFSGLPAQTDLADVFPYMLQRFLWKESNIQTILTHNGQPPPKDLLQNILERKHKGQALFISQQLYYAHFALAIYSQPADTVEFDKMFESSQLRYSPFAPVNDTCIYCSFTLLVDMTSSYYRFLWAQAVAADLLVYADAHQLNSTAFFQLYLENLLRPINAEPIELRIENFLDRPLNYRRLITAQ
- a CDS encoding HDOD domain-containing protein; the protein is MPVLGDVIAELNEITGDDDANVNQLAEVILRDPQLTSHVLRVANSVQYNYSKAQINTVSRAIVLIGLKGVRAICISLLVMDSLLGDQPKDQLLKLIARGFHAATQARNLIQKTDEKAAEEVFVAALLFHLGEMAFWSTDDGDKSNPGLVSDDPRTRKEAMEDELGTTFKAITRELAKQWKLGDTLQESLSSRGPKTDKARAVVIGERLSRAAHYGWSSPQIKKVLREVMEYTSFDAEGALTIVRESADQAAEVALNYGVSEACPLIPSSRKLAAGETIKPVSKMLKGDPSIQLSILRELSSATQERLDVNTIFQMVLEGMHRGVGLERVCVALIEKHKLKAKYMLGEGTEHWRNSFLFDIGPYTENLFTYVIERGGAHFFSHEIISSSAQLLNPEVTRIIGKMPSFLSVLQIGERKVGLFYADRWTFGGKLDEEQFESFKHFSSQAQMSLTIQAK
- a CDS encoding lytic transglycosylase; protein product: MLNTIKALPNYQQFTVNLTKFAILLFVFSLTSGCYNLKTSATEGTPNAVTSTQSHAFLLQAPEDESLSEEEFAALPEPILMDLWTRIRSGYQLDKPMNKRVQQQLNWYAKHPEYMNRVARRGERYLFHIVEEIEKRDLPMELALLPIVESAFDPFAYSHGRASGMWQFIPGTGKMMGLKQNWWYDGRRDITASTDAALRYLENLNARFGGDWMHALASYNSGSGNVSKSMRRNKRKGKPTDFWNLKLPKETEAYVPKLIALSLLIGEPEKYGLDLHSIPNQPYFAQVDTEAQIDLAQAAELANVDMDVLYHLNPAFNRWATDPQGPHKLLVPIDREQSFIENLNAIPRENRVTWERYTIRNGDSLSTIAAKYKISIRSLKSINNMNNSFIRAGNTLMVPVAAADVRHYSQSLEQRLHNRKSASAQTEKGTRVDHRVQKGESLWAIGQRYNVSTKKIARWNNMAPADPIYGGQKLAIWTNSKDLASANTQRSSVIRKVSYRVRQGDSLHRIADKFQLKVNDILRWNGINSSKYLQPGQSLTLFVDVTRVN